The following are from one region of the Acidobacteriota bacterium genome:
- the pgl gene encoding 6-phosphogluconolactonase — protein MSTKMLKKPGGQVRIYRDPEELALKAARLFARLADQYVVGSGRFTVALSGGSTPRAMLSLLAADPFIDTVPWSSIYFFWGDERCVPPDHPDSNYRMASEALLSKAPVPPENIFRIPAEMAGPERAAEAYSATLTRFFLAGPGATKSATSPLSNLPRFDLVFLGMGPDGHTASLFPHTAALQASEQIVVANYVEKFKAHRITLTAATINNARNVTFLAAGEDKAEALKNVLEGSYQPDLYPSQLIRPRNGTLLWMVDGAATRLLGDQHSAE, from the coding sequence ATGTCAACCAAAATGCTGAAAAAGCCCGGCGGGCAGGTTCGCATTTATCGCGACCCTGAAGAACTCGCGCTCAAGGCAGCTCGGCTGTTCGCCCGTTTAGCCGACCAATACGTCGTCGGCAGCGGCCGGTTCACCGTAGCGCTCTCGGGCGGATCGACTCCGCGAGCAATGTTGTCGCTTCTGGCAGCCGACCCTTTTATTGATACTGTGCCGTGGTCTTCGATCTATTTCTTCTGGGGAGACGAACGCTGCGTTCCGCCCGATCACCCGGATAGCAACTATCGCATGGCCAGCGAGGCGCTTCTCTCGAAGGCTCCAGTGCCGCCGGAAAATATCTTTCGCATACCGGCGGAAATGGCCGGCCCTGAACGCGCAGCCGAAGCATATTCAGCAACGCTCACCCGGTTTTTCCTGGCTGGACCCGGCGCAACAAAGAGCGCCACCTCGCCGCTCTCAAACCTTCCGCGATTTGATCTGGTGTTTTTAGGAATGGGTCCCGACGGCCATACGGCTTCGCTGTTTCCGCACACGGCGGCGCTTCAAGCGAGCGAACAAATAGTCGTCGCGAACTACGTAGAGAAGTTCAAAGCTCACCGAATCACGCTGACGGCAGCTACGATCAATAACGCCCGCAACGTGACTTTTCTCGCAGCAGGAGAGGACAAGGCCGAAGCGCTGAAGAACGTACTGGAAGGAAGTTATCAACCTGACCTTTATCCGAGTCAGCTCATTCGTCCCCGCAATGGTACGCTGCTGTGGATGGTCGATGGAGCAGCAACACGCCTGCTCGGCGATCAGCATTCCGCAGAATGA
- the gndA gene encoding NADP-dependent phosphogluconate dehydrogenase encodes MSSEVKAKQAQFGMIGLAVMGRNLALNVEEHGFPVAVWNLETEWVDSFVNQNQGKQFIGTKSVEEFVRSLERPRRMMMMIRAGAPVDLTIERIKPLLEEGDILIDGGNSYFKDTQRREEALRKEGLRFVGSGVSGGEEGARHGPSLMPGGAQEAYEHIRPIFEAIAAKTDSGACVTYVGPDGAGHFVKMVHNGIEYGDMQLIAEAYDILRSAARLEADELADIFDEWNRGPLESFLIEITAKIFRLKDEETAKPLVDLVLDKAEQKGTGKWTTQEALDAGVPIPTIAAAIDARVLSSMKDERLAASKKIKGTRVQRSRGDKQKLISAVHDALYASKICSYAQGLSLIRKGSDEHKWNVNLSEMARIWKGGCIIRARFLNSIMNAYNRRPDLPNLLLDDEFNRWMQSAQANWRLAVKTAQGIGVPVPAMSASLSYFDSYRSPRLPQNLTQAQRDYFGSHTYERVDHPERGHMHTDWGSYEKPINKSEEVK; translated from the coding sequence ATGTCAAGCGAAGTAAAAGCTAAGCAGGCGCAGTTCGGGATGATTGGACTTGCGGTGATGGGCCGCAACCTCGCGCTCAACGTCGAAGAGCACGGCTTTCCCGTCGCGGTCTGGAACCTCGAGACCGAATGGGTCGACAGCTTCGTCAACCAGAATCAGGGCAAGCAGTTCATCGGAACGAAGTCCGTCGAAGAATTCGTGCGCTCGCTGGAGCGGCCTCGCCGAATGATGATGATGATCAGAGCGGGCGCGCCGGTCGATTTGACCATCGAGCGAATCAAGCCGCTGCTGGAAGAAGGCGACATACTGATCGACGGCGGAAACTCATACTTCAAAGACACCCAGCGGCGCGAAGAAGCGCTGCGCAAGGAAGGGCTGCGCTTCGTCGGGTCAGGCGTGTCCGGCGGCGAGGAAGGCGCGCGGCACGGACCTTCGCTCATGCCCGGCGGCGCGCAAGAAGCGTACGAACACATTCGGCCGATCTTTGAAGCGATCGCCGCCAAAACCGATTCGGGCGCTTGCGTCACTTATGTTGGGCCGGACGGCGCGGGTCACTTCGTAAAGATGGTGCACAACGGAATCGAGTACGGCGATATGCAGTTGATCGCCGAAGCCTACGACATTTTACGCTCAGCGGCGCGGCTCGAGGCTGACGAGCTTGCGGATATCTTCGACGAGTGGAATCGCGGCCCACTCGAATCGTTTCTCATCGAGATCACCGCGAAAATCTTCCGGTTGAAAGATGAAGAAACCGCTAAGCCGCTGGTCGATCTGGTGCTCGACAAAGCCGAACAAAAGGGCACGGGCAAGTGGACCACCCAGGAAGCTCTGGACGCCGGCGTGCCGATTCCAACCATCGCCGCCGCGATCGACGCGCGAGTGCTTTCCAGCATGAAAGACGAACGCCTGGCTGCAAGCAAGAAGATCAAGGGCACGCGGGTGCAGCGCTCGCGCGGCGACAAACAGAAACTCATTAGTGCCGTACACGACGCGTTGTATGCTTCCAAGATCTGTTCCTACGCCCAGGGCTTGAGCCTGATCCGCAAAGGCTCGGACGAGCACAAATGGAACGTCAACCTGAGCGAGATGGCGCGGATATGGAAGGGCGGATGTATAATTCGGGCTCGCTTCCTGAATTCGATTATGAACGCCTACAATCGCCGCCCGGACCTGCCAAACCTGCTGCTGGACGATGAGTTCAATCGATGGATGCAGTCAGCACAAGCGAACTGGCGGCTGGCGGTGAAGACAGCCCAGGGAATCGGCGTGCCGGTGCCGGCGATGAGCGCGAGCCTATCGTACTTCGACAGCTATCGCTCGCCGCGGCTGCCGCAGAACCTTACGCAAGCGCAACGCGACTACTTCGGCTCGCATACCTACGAGCGGGTCGATCATCCCGAGCGCGGCCATATGCACACCGATTGGGGAAGTTATGAGAAGCCCATCAATAAAAGCGAGGAGGTCAAATGA
- a CDS encoding HAD family hydrolase: MPNTKPIALVISDIDGTLITSNHEVTDATKAAAAKLYERGIELSLASSRPPRSIVPLADALKLQGPFAAFNGALVVKRNGEVLARSIISPAIIASVKAIADQFGIGVWLYDDVDWWAPWRDAFVDREEHTSGFSARIDGYAERITRDANKLTVVGKPELVAQAEQQVLSELADQVSASKSKPRFLDVTSHGIHKGTVVVRLAELLNIPTERVAVIGDGPNDVEMFRQAGVSIAMGQGVDEVREAASYLTTSNDDEGWARGIEQYVLGSYQSASN; this comes from the coding sequence ATGCCAAATACCAAGCCCATCGCCCTCGTGATATCAGACATTGACGGCACGCTCATCACATCGAACCACGAGGTGACCGACGCAACAAAAGCCGCGGCCGCAAAGCTGTACGAACGCGGCATCGAGCTGTCGCTGGCGAGCTCGCGTCCTCCGCGCAGCATCGTGCCGCTCGCCGATGCGCTCAAGCTGCAAGGGCCCTTCGCCGCTTTCAACGGCGCGCTTGTAGTCAAGCGCAACGGCGAAGTGCTTGCTCGCAGCATAATCTCTCCGGCCATCATCGCCAGTGTCAAAGCCATAGCCGACCAGTTTGGGATCGGCGTGTGGCTCTATGACGACGTTGACTGGTGGGCTCCGTGGCGCGATGCGTTCGTCGATCGCGAAGAACATACATCAGGATTCTCAGCAAGGATCGATGGTTACGCCGAACGCATAACCCGCGATGCCAATAAGCTGACAGTCGTGGGAAAACCTGAACTGGTTGCTCAAGCCGAACAGCAGGTGTTGAGCGAGCTGGCCGATCAAGTGTCGGCTTCAAAATCGAAGCCTCGCTTCCTCGACGTGACCTCTCACGGGATTCACAAAGGGACGGTAGTCGTAAGATTGGCTGAGCTTCTCAACATCCCCACCGAAAGAGTCGCAGTAATCGGTGACGGGCCGAATGATGTCGAGATGTTCAGGCAAGCCGGCGTCAGCATCGCGATGGGCCAGGGCGTCGACGAAGTACGAGAAGCCGCCAGCTACCTGACGACTTCAAACGACGACGAAGGCTGGGCAAGAGGGATTGAACAGTACGTATTGGGTAGTTATCAGTCAGCTTCGAACTAG
- the gndA gene encoding NADP-dependent phosphogluconate dehydrogenase: MAAETKPQLAKIGMIGLAVMGENLALNIARNGFPIAVYNRDAAKVDKFLHRAEGKQVIGAYSIEDFVKSLEKPRKIILLVKAGGPVDDVLTQLKPLLDPGDIVIDGGNSFFENTRRREKEMKAAGFNFIGSGVSGGESGALWGPSLMPGGDPNAYEQIRPIWEAIAAKVDDGPCVTYVGPDGAGHFVKMVHNGIEYGDMQLIAEAYDILRNALGLQASELADIFAKWNEGDLNSFLIEITAKIFTVKDPNGAGALVDKVLDVAGQKGTGKWTAETALSLGIAIPTMQAALDARVLSGRKTERVEASKQLTGPAAKYTGGKQEMIDAVHDALYASKICSYAQGMNVIRRGSDEYNWNINLGEMSRIWKGGCIIRAQFLDKIKQAYQRRPDLPNLLIDPDFKAWVLEAQPRWRQAVTTAQSLGIPAAAMSASLAYFDTYRAANLPLNLTQAQRDFFGSHTYQRTDKPDGPAIHTEWEELAKE, from the coding sequence ATGGCCGCAGAGACTAAACCCCAACTCGCAAAGATTGGAATGATCGGATTGGCAGTGATGGGCGAGAACCTTGCGCTCAACATCGCGCGCAACGGATTCCCCATCGCCGTCTACAATCGCGACGCCGCGAAGGTGGACAAGTTCTTACATCGCGCCGAAGGCAAACAGGTCATCGGCGCCTATTCCATCGAAGACTTCGTCAAATCGCTCGAGAAACCGCGCAAGATTATCCTCCTGGTGAAAGCCGGAGGGCCGGTTGATGACGTGCTCACTCAATTGAAGCCGCTGCTCGACCCGGGCGACATCGTCATCGACGGAGGCAACTCGTTCTTCGAAAACACCCGCCGCCGCGAGAAAGAAATGAAAGCCGCCGGCTTCAACTTCATTGGCTCGGGCGTCTCGGGAGGCGAGTCGGGCGCGTTGTGGGGACCGTCGCTTATGCCGGGCGGCGACCCCAACGCCTATGAGCAAATTCGTCCGATCTGGGAAGCGATCGCGGCCAAGGTCGATGACGGACCGTGCGTGACCTACGTCGGGCCCGACGGCGCGGGACATTTCGTCAAGATGGTCCATAACGGAATCGAGTACGGCGATATGCAACTGATCGCCGAAGCCTACGATATTCTTCGCAACGCGCTCGGACTCCAGGCATCGGAGCTCGCGGATATCTTCGCGAAGTGGAACGAAGGCGACTTGAACTCATTCCTCATCGAAATCACCGCGAAGATCTTCACCGTCAAGGACCCAAATGGCGCTGGCGCGCTGGTCGATAAGGTCCTCGACGTCGCGGGTCAGAAAGGTACCGGCAAATGGACTGCCGAGACCGCGCTCTCGTTGGGCATCGCGATCCCGACCATGCAAGCCGCGCTTGATGCGCGCGTGCTTTCAGGACGAAAGACCGAACGCGTCGAAGCTAGCAAGCAACTCACCGGCCCGGCGGCGAAGTACACCGGCGGCAAGCAAGAGATGATCGATGCGGTTCACGACGCGCTTTACGCCAGCAAGATATGTTCGTACGCCCAGGGAATGAACGTGATCCGCCGCGGGTCCGATGAGTACAACTGGAACATCAACCTGGGCGAGATGAGCCGCATTTGGAAAGGCGGCTGCATCATTCGCGCTCAATTCCTCGACAAGATCAAGCAGGCTTATCAGCGGCGCCCGGATCTCCCGAATTTGTTGATCGATCCCGACTTCAAAGCCTGGGTGTTGGAAGCTCAGCCTCGATGGCGGCAAGCCGTGACCACCGCGCAGTCGCTTGGCATTCCCGCTGCCGCGATGTCGGCGAGCCTTGCGTACTTCGACACATATCGCGCGGCGAATCTTCCGTTGAATTTGACGCAAGCTCAAAGAGACTTCTTTGGCTCACACACTTATCAACGCACCGATAAGCCCGATGGTCCCGCCATTCATACCGAATGGGAAGAGCTTGCGAAGGAGTAA
- a CDS encoding ROK family protein, with amino-acid sequence MTTAQQTTQPAAADQTQPSPEARILAIDIGGTGLKAAILNVDGEMITERLRVVTPHPCTPDELVNALVKLVEPLTGFDYVSAGFPGVVRHGKIITAPNLGTDMLKGFDLAAAVEERLGKPVRVINDADMQGYGAIEGKGLEMVITLGTGFGSALFMDGQIAPHLEIAHLPFRKDKTYDQQIGDKARKKVGKKPWNRRVKRAIDTLRVLTNFDRLYVGGGNAKKINFKLDSDVKTISNECGVRGGAWLWRKRD; translated from the coding sequence ATGACAACAGCGCAACAAACTACACAACCGGCTGCGGCCGATCAGACCCAGCCATCGCCTGAGGCGCGCATCCTGGCGATCGACATCGGAGGGACCGGGCTAAAAGCAGCGATTCTAAACGTGGACGGCGAGATGATCACCGAGCGACTCAGGGTGGTGACGCCGCATCCATGCACGCCCGACGAGCTAGTGAATGCGCTCGTAAAGCTGGTCGAGCCGCTGACCGGCTTCGACTATGTCTCGGCCGGTTTCCCCGGAGTCGTGCGCCACGGCAAGATCATCACGGCGCCCAATCTGGGCACAGATATGCTGAAGGGCTTCGATCTCGCAGCCGCCGTCGAGGAGCGCCTCGGAAAACCGGTGCGCGTGATCAATGACGCCGACATGCAAGGCTACGGAGCGATCGAAGGCAAAGGCCTCGAGATGGTCATCACGCTTGGAACCGGCTTCGGCTCGGCGCTGTTTATGGACGGCCAGATTGCGCCTCACTTGGAGATCGCGCACCTTCCCTTCCGCAAAGACAAGACGTACGACCAGCAAATCGGCGACAAGGCGCGCAAGAAGGTAGGCAAGAAACCCTGGAATCGACGCGTAAAGCGCGCCATTGACACGCTAAGAGTGCTGACGAATTTCGATAGGTTATACGTCGGCGGCGGAAATGCCAAGAAGATCAACTTCAAGCTCGACTCGGATGTTAAGACCATCTCGAACGAGTGCGGGGTAAGAGGCGGCGCGTGGCTCTGGCGGAAGAGAGATTGA